From the genome of Solanum stenotomum isolate F172 chromosome 5, ASM1918654v1, whole genome shotgun sequence:
taacTAAATCTATAACAGAAATTCaaccaaaattttcatttaaatgaaagaaaaaaaaaagaattagatgACTCCAATAGAAAAAAGACGAAATGCTGAGATAATTTTCAGTTCTGTCACGCACTTTTGtaatatgaaaattgaataGAATAACATGGACTTTTAATTAGTTGTCATGTGATTCCTCTATAAGCCActataacttcttctttttttgtcatCCGGACATTATATTTGCTTTGAAGTTTGATTAATTAACGTCCGTGTTAAAAAGTCTTATTTTGGAGGATAAAGTTTAAAGAAGACTTTCTATTACCCTGAACTCGAAATTAAGATCtctaaacaaaacaaaaaaatacttATCATTTCACCACAATGATAAGTAAACAAAAATGATCAAGTGTGCTTCCTTCCTTATTTTGATAGGCTTTATCAGCCCAATCTATGTTGGGTTGCCCTAAACTCAAATATGCTGATGGGCTTTTAAATTAATAGGCCCAATAAGAATTACAGGATTCGAGTGGAGGGATGATTTACAAGAATGACCTTGAAGATCGGTGATATTAAAATTTTGTCCCTGCTTCACTTGCCTAATGAACAAAGCTTCGAGGTCAACAAGTTTTTCCTTTTGAACTTGATGCAAATGGATATCGAAAGCTCAAGACCatcaattttcaagattattagATGTAATTTCTTGTGGATTAAGGTGTATCAAGCCTATGAAGGAACCAACATGGattgtggtgcactggtgaaagtgtttcacccttaactagaggtctcgggttcgagccctgagtatggagaaaatcttgttggtcggagctccaatgtgggcttcggacaccggatgggaaacaaaaaaaaaagcctATGAAGGaggaaatgattttttaaaaaatatctttatgtTTGATATACGATATACAGTCatatttagaagaaaaagaactaTTAGATACTTAAACAAATTATAAGagaataaataaatcaaaactcGAATTAGATTATGATCTATTGGTTAGCCCATGTTGATCTAACTCATTTCAGCCTAAGTAACTTTTAACTGAGTTAATGATCCTCTCATTAGTTAATTCATCGATATCAACTCATTCAAATTCAACCTATCATGTCCATTTGACACCATATTATATAGTTTCCACATGGACAAAGGGTTAAGAAAAAGCAACTCTACTACAAGATGGGCACCAAATGGTCTTTTTCCTTTAAGAAAACTCCAATACACTACAAGGATAAGTGGATAAGCTTTACCTTCAAGCAATAAAATCAAGAATGCATCACAAGTTTGTACCTTTGACAAAAATATCtacttgaaaattaaaaaattgaggaaaaaaaCCTCACACGCCCAAATATCTAATCCTTTTTTATACAGTCACCTCTTTTCAAGTACCAAAAACTTctaaaaaatgtcaattttagCACCAAATTCCCAAATTTTGTACAGAGAAATCTACAATAGAGAGAATCAGCATCTGTTTTTGAACAGTGGAGGGAATCTAAATATTGTAAAATCATATGGATTTTGTTTTGTTGACAAAAGAAGAGGTGAttggaagaagaaaataaaaagggagTTTAGAATTCATGCCTCTTGGGCAGATTTGTCAAGACCAGCTGCTGTTGAGATGCAACCCATTGAGAGTAGTGAACAACTTGATCAGATTTTAGACTCTGCTAAAGAGCTTTCACAACCTATCATCATTGATTGGTAAAAATCTTATCTTTACCTTCTTTGTTATACAAGAAAGACTGTGGTTGAATGGTAAAAGTTTTGTCTTTAATCATAGGTTTCGGGTTTTAGCTAATGTGGTTGAATGGTAAAGGTTCTGTCTTTAATTATAGGTCTCGAGTTTTGGTCTAATGTGATTGAATGGTAAAGGTTCTGTCTTTAATCATAGGTCTCGAGTTGTAGTCTAATGTGGTTGAATGGTAAAGGTTTTGTGTTTAATCACAGGTCTTGAGTTTTTGTTTAATGAGGTTGAGTTGTTAAGGTTTTGTCTTTAATCATAGGTCTCGAGTTTTAGTGTAATGTGGTTGAATGGTAAAGGTTATGTCTGTAATCATAGGTCTCAAGTTTTAGTCTAAGACGAGAAGCTTTTTTGATTGTATAGGTGGTCCTCCTTTTAACTATAGGTCTCAGGTTTGAACTTCAAGATGGAGTCTTTTAGATAGTAAAGCTCCTTCCTTTAATGATAGGTTTTGAGTTTGAGTTCTGAGACGAAGTCTTTTTGATAGTAAAGGTCCTTCTTTTAACCACAAATCTCATGTTTGATCCCAGAGATGGAATTTCGTATTATTCTGGATTAGTTAGATAATGAACTTCGGACACTGGAtgattattttcttcatttttagagACAGAATCAAATTCATAGAGTTGTCGTTAGATTGATTTGTTTGTAGCAAATGATTGATAGGATGGCAGCTTGGTGCCGGAAATGCATATATTTGAAGCCTAAATTGGAGAAACTTGCTGCTGAGTTTGATACCAAGTAAGCCCCTTTTTCATGTCTGCTCTCTAAGACAATACAATGCCTTGGAAATCATGAACTATTTTGTCATGTTATTATTTTGGCAGTAGTTTGACAAGAAACTGGATttttatgttcttgtttttaGACTCAAATTCTACTATGTGGATGTCAATAAAGTGCCACAAACTTTAGTGAAGCGCGGAAACATCTCGGTAAGTACTGTTTTGGGAACAACTTAATCTTTTAGCTGTCTATTAATGTTCATGTTCCTGTGTTAGCCAGCTAATTTATTCTTGTTTTGATTTCCAGAAAATGCCAACAATTCAGGTGAACATTATGGATTCTCCAACCTTCCAAAAGTTCGAAagatcttttcattttatttaatttgatgatGATATGAAATGAGCTTAAATAACAAAAGAGGGAATTAATAtagtcaaaccctaacttgtTTGAGTCTGAGGCGTAATTGTTGTTGCAGTTGTGGAAAGATGGGGAAATGAAAGCTGAGGTGATTGGAGGGCACAAGGCATGGCTTGTAATTGAAGAAGTGAGAGAAATGATCAAAAACTTTATATAGTTGTTACTAgtccaaataaacaacaaatttcTTTTGCTTTGTCCAAAGTTTGACATCAATTTGTATATTCAGCAAAGAGCATTTCAATATGTACAGTTGTTACAAAGGATCCTTTTGCATTATCAAATATGGTGAAATACTGGTGATGTTGGAACTTAAAAACTTTGCTCGAAacaattagtatatatatacgcTGACGTAGTGGTGGCAAATGGGTGAGTTGAATCAGATTTGGACGGATTGAGAATAGACAAAGCTAAAATGGATTGCCACTAGCCCATCAGTAGGCATTGATATCAAAATGATGCATACAAAAAATAATGGAAGAAGCACCACCACACCAAACTACTACCAAACAAGCAATAATGAAACGAAAAACTGGATGCAACGATCGTCCAACAAAGATGAATAAGTTTTCATTGAAGACAAGTTCCACTGGAGACAAATTCTAAAAGTTCACCATCAAATTGAGTTATTAAGCTTGAAGAAACTGACAATCGACTCAGGAAAAACT
Proteins encoded in this window:
- the LOC125865012 gene encoding thioredoxin-like 3-1, chloroplastic, whose protein sequence is MSILAPNSQILYREIYNRENQHLFLNSGGNLNIVKSYGFCFVDKRRGDWKKKIKREFRIHASWADLSRPAAVEMQPIESSEQLDQILDSAKELSQPIIIDWMAAWCRKCIYLKPKLEKLAAEFDTKLKFYYVDVNKVPQTLVKRGNISKMPTIQLWKDGEMKAEVIGGHKAWLVIEEVREMIKNFI